A single Lolium perenne isolate Kyuss_39 chromosome 6, Kyuss_2.0, whole genome shotgun sequence DNA region contains:
- the LOC127306727 gene encoding dehydrin COR410-like, translating to MEDERNTQPQQTGEAEQVEVTDRGFFNHLVGKKEEKVEQQKHDEAELSAGMEKVSVEEPAEAKHEGAEKHESLLTKLQRSSSSSSSSSDEEEEEVIDDNGEVIKRKKKKGLKEKLKEKLPGHKDATATEGDHATGLPAPAPPAALQTHHDTAVPVEKVDADVKTEAVPEEEKKGFLEKIKEKLPGGHKKPEDAAVAPAVTHAAPAPVTHDAPAPVHAPAPAAEEAVSSPDGKEKKGLLGKIMDKIPGYHKTPAAGEEDKAAAPAADHKTSA from the exons ATGGAGGACGAGAGGAACACCCAGCCGCAGCAGACCGGCGAGGCAGAGCAGGTGGAGGTGACGGACAGGGGCTTCTTCAACCACCTCGTCGGCAAGAAGGAGGAGAAGGTCGAGCAACAGAAGCACGACGAGGCGGAGCTCTCCGCCGGCATGGAGAAGGTCTCCGTGGAAGAGCCCGCCGAGGCCAAGCACGAGGGTGCCGAGAAGCACGAGAGCCTCCTCACCAAGCTGCAGAGGTCCAGCTCCAGCTCAAGCTCG tcgagcgacgaggaggaggaggaggtgatcGACGACAACGGCGAGGtgatcaagaggaagaagaagaagggcctcaAGGAGAAGCTCAAGGAGAAGCTGCCGGGCCACAAGGACGCCACCGCCACCGAGGGCGACCACGCCACGGGCCTGCCCGCGCCGGCGCCGCCCGCGGCTCTGCAGACCCACCACGACACCGCCGTCCCCGTCGAGAAGGTCGACGCCGACGTCAAGACGGAGGCGGTGCCCGAGGAGGAGAAGAAGGGGTTCctcgagaagatcaaggagaagctgcccggcgggcacaagaagccggaggacgctgccgtggcgccggcggtcacgcacGCTGCCCCTGCGCCCGTCACGCACGATGCCCCGGCACCGGTGCACGCGCCCGCGCCGGCCGCGGAGGAGGCGGTGAGCAGCCCTGAcgggaaggagaagaagggccttctGGGCAAGATCATGGACAAGATTCCGGGGTACCACAAGACCCCTGCAGCTGGGGAGGAGGACAAGGCCGCTGCACCCGCAGCCGACCACAAGACCAGCGCTTAA